The DNA window GCCAAAACTGAGTAACCTGAATGTATCAAAGGCCAAGGGAGGTCCTGCCCCTGGGGTGGAAGGCGTGGGACAAGATGGATGGTGGTTCAACCTGGTGCATGGGTCAGAGAGCTGCTCAGGGTTCTCCCAGCCACCCCTTTGTCTTGCTGATGTCGGGGAGGTGGGGTGCTGACCAGGCCAAATTTGAATAAGTGGGTCGTAATACTGCACTCATAAATTTGATCCAACCAGCCCCTACCTCAGGAGGTGGGGCCAAACCAGAATAGTACTCCCATTACAGAGAGCCAACCCCTGCAAGATACATGGGATAGGTGACATGCTGTGATATGGCCAGTGCACTTATTTAATATGCAGAGCACTAATTATGTTGATATATACATTACATAGCATGGGTAAGAAATATTTAATAAGCCAGGTGTCCTTGCACTAATCCTGTTTACTGGGTTGTGACAGACCAGCAAGGTTTACACGCAGGACCAGAGCCTGAAAAGGTCAAGAACCACTGCGTAAGTTACAGCTCATTTTGGGGGAGGTTACTAAATTGGCCTGGATGAAAGAACTAATGCAATAGTGTACTTATTTTGCAGACAAGCACCCTGAGAATTTAAATGAGGACCAATAATCAGGTTTTGTGTCTGAACCCGTCGCACCACCTCCAGTTGCACTGTGATGTACCTCAGAAGGTGCACTGCTTTAGTACGTACCCAGAGGGCAGCGTGCTGCCTTAACGTTATTGAGCTCCTGATACCAGGAGAACTGCCTACAGCAATATACCTCCACGTTAAACCTATTCAAGTGCTGATCCTGACTAGCTTATGAGATTTGAAGAGTTCATATTTAATCTTCTAGTGTTGGCAGGGCAGTAATCATAACTGGGTATCTTGGCTTTTACTAGGCTTTTGACATAGATCCATATGAATATGACATTCTCAAAcataaactagggaaatggaCACCACATGAAATCACTAGACGTGGGTGCACAAACAGTTGAAGACTCTACTCACAGATTTGTCATTAATGGGCCGCTCTGAGATTGGAAGGGCATATCCAGTAGGGTGCCACCGGTGTGCCCTTTCCTTTTTCCCACACATATGTGGGATGAATTTTGGTATGCATCCCAATACAGAGGTGGTGTATGACACATCAGCTCTATATTTATTGAGGCACATAAAATTCATGTGGTTGGAGTGGGGCTGAAGGGTTCCAAGTGTGGAGGGTTGTGGTGCAGGGGAGGCTTCAGCTGGAGGTGCTCTGGGGCATGACCaaggatgaagggtttgggatTCCCAGGAGCTAAAACTGGGAGGACATCCCCCAGCTTCCTCCCCCTGCATCAGCACCTGGGCTGGAGGCTAGGGATGCCTCGCCTTCAAGTGTGGCAGAGCCATAGTGGGATAGGTTAGTGCCAGCAGGGGGACTCCTCTCAGCACCATAGTGTACAGTGGTTGTCAGGGAGAGGCGCCTCTCCCCACCAGAGCCCCTGCACAAGGCTAAATaggcagctgcacagccatgCCACTTTGTGGAAACTTAAGTCCCACCAGTTTGTCATGGATCTAATACTATTCAAAATTTTCTTTTGTGACCCGGATAAGCAAGCatgtgcttataaaatttgtgaaTAGCACCATGCTAGTCGGGGTTACCAGCACTTCGGAAGACAATTTGAATTTTACACAACCTCAACAAATTAGAGAATTATTCTGAAATCAACACTTTGAAAGTCAATAACGGTAAGTGCAAACTACGTCACTTACGAAGGAAAATGCAAATGTACAACGTGGGGAACAACTGGTTAGGCAGTATtatggctggaaaaaaaaccaaGGGTTATGGTAGATCACAAATTCACCATGAACCAATACTGTGATGCATTGTGTTTGCAAAAGAGGCTCATAATCTGGGGTATATTTATTGTCTTCTCTACCTAGCACTAGTgatgcctcaactggagtactgcagCATCTAATTCTGGGCTCTACATTTTAggaaaaaagagaataaaataaaataataaaatgctgACCTGTGAGGAGAGTTTAAAAATACTGGGTAAGTGCAGTGTTGAGAAAAGAAGATTCAGCAGGGACTTCATAATAGCCCTGAACACGTATGAAGTCATATTAAGAGGCAGATGATCATTTGTTCTCTCTGTCCATGGAGGTTAGGATAAAAAGTAATGCAcctaatctgcagcaagggagagttaggttaaatattagaaaaaactcTCTAACTTGTAAGGATAGTTGAGCACTGGCATAGGCTTCCAAGGCAGAGGTGGTGGTTACTTTGTCCTGCGTCAGCATGAGGTGATGGACTTTGCAAGGTCATTTCCTGCCTTATAATCTACGATTTTTATGATGATTACGGTAGACACCATCCTGAAAAACgtaatttttaaacatattttcttGGCTTGCATGGCCTCAATAAGTAAGACTGATTCTTAGGCTTTTACTGTTTACCTGCACTCAGATATAACCTCCattttaacttttgtttttattgtagCTTAAGGGGGTCTGTCTCCCTACCAATCTCTCTAGACTGCTATATCACACTCATCATGGAGGAACCGTAGTGCAGGAGATGTTTGTACACAAAAAATCCCTCAGCATGACATAGCCGTTGCTTAACAAAAGACAAGAGTTAGAAaaaaacactgacagccaagtgattaaaaaatgttcttttcctgGACATTAGAATTCTTATTATTCAGGTATTCTACCAGGAGCTAATCCCTGGAAGCTATTTTTAAGGTCTTTAGAGGGATAAAATCAATGATCAgtttaaaagagggttacaaaaaAATCAGGCTGTCACTGCTAGTTCCTTTGGGCCTGGTAGGTTTAGACCATTGCTAGAAAGGGGGATGCTTCGCTCTTTACTCTTTGAATTTGAGGGGTCCTCAGCCTCTGAAACACGGCAGTAGACCTTGTGACCAGCAGCATCAATTTCTTGAAATACATAACCCGGGGGCTCTTTGTAAGAGGCGAGGCACTTTGCAATTTCCTTTGGTGTGTAGCTGGTGGCATAGGTGGTTTCTGCATCGAGTGGTACGTGAGGCCTCACACCCAACCAACCTGGCTTAAAGCTCTTAGTgaaagtgagggggtggggcacataATGGGCCCGAAAGGTGGTTAGGTTCTCCAttggttctgctggcaaagtAATTTCTGGAGCATGAATTATGGCCTTTGCCTTTTTTCCATGCCATGGCTTGTAATCATCCTTCATGGTGGAACAGCAGTCAAAGGGTGCAGTGGCTTTCTGAACATGGCCCAAGGGCCGATATGACTTGGCTGGCTGGCCCTTAGGGTATGTGTAATGAGTCTGAGTAGTTGTCTGAAGGTCCATTTTCTCCACAGGGGGCACATACACACCAGGTTTTCTGGTGAATGTTGGGGGTTGTGGCCAAGCTTGGTACTTTTCACGAAATTCTGTGGAAGAGCAAAATGGGACATCATGGGTTGGGATTGAATGGTATGGTTTCACCATCTTGGCAGGTGGGCCAGTCATACCCTTGTATGATTGTTTGTGGGTAGTGAGGCCATCAAATGGGGTTTCACTGGGTTTATACTTCTCATATTCATGGACAAAGCGTTTCTCCAGGGGATGTGGCACATAATTCAACTTGTAATTTGTAAGGTCCTCCAAGGGCGCCTTGGTCGCATGGGCTGGATTCAGAGGTTTGCAGCTGAGAGTTGCAACTGGTCCCTTATATACATAATCATCCTGGACAGTGGTCCTGTAGTCAAATTTTGCTTCAGCTGGACGGTATTTATTGTCTGGTTTAATCATCTCTCGTTTTGATTCATTCCATGGCACGTAGTCATCTGAAATGTAAGAAGAGTCTGATTTAAGCGCACAAGTTCTGTGGttagtttaaaaatataacaCCCTATGTTGTAGGTTTTTACTTCATATTTGTTGATTATGTCAGTCAGTCCCCTTTGTGCTAggtaggcactgtgcaaacacattGTTAGAGACCATACCTGCCTTGTGGAGTTTACAATGTAATTAGACAACGCAGAGGATGGTGGAAAGAAGGGAGGATTCACTTCACCACCATCTTACTGAGATGATGAACTGAGACACTGGACGATTAATTGATTTACCCAAAAATCACCCAATGCATCTGGGAGAAATCTGGGAATTGAAtcctgatcacagaatcatagatgaTTAGGGTTgaaagaggcctcaggaggtcacctaatccaaccctctgctcaagaCAGGaacaaccccatctaaatcattccagccagggctttgttaagcctAGCCttgaaaacctctaaggatggagatttcaccaccttcctaggcaataaattccagtacttcaccactatcttccctaatatccaacctagaccttccacACTGCAACCGGAGACCATTGTTTCATGTTCcagcatctgccaccactgaaaatagcCTTGCTCCTCCTCCTTTGGAACCATCCTACtaatagttgaaggctgctatcaaatttcccctcacttttctcttctgtagacaaaagttATGAGCCCCAGACCTCTAATCGCTTTTGAGGCTGGACTCTCTACAATTTGTTCTCATTCTTTCTGTGGTGgggcccccaaaactggacacaatactcccagatgtggcctcaccagcaccagaggggaataatcacttccattGATCTCCTGGCAATGGTCCTACCAATACAaccaaatatgccattagccttcttggcaacaagggcccATTATTGACTCTCATCCAACTATACTTCTACTGCAATCCCtgcatccttttctgcagaactgtcaCTTAGCCAGTTGATTCTCAGGCACTGTGTACTTGGCTTtttttttgaacctcatcagatttcttttgtctgaACCCTCCAATCTGTTTTGGTCACTccggaccttatccctaccctccagcatatctatttCTTTCCCCACATACATCTCGAGTTTACTGTTATCTGCACACTTGCCGAGGGTGCattccatcccatcatccagatcattaatgaagggCTTGAACAAAACCAGACCCAGGACTGACTCCTGAGGTACTTGCTTAATACCGGCTGCCAGCTaaacatcaagccattgatcactactacCTGTTGTGCCCAGCAAACTAGGCAGCTCTCTATCCACCTGATAGTCCACTCACTGAAGCCATACTCCTTTAAcatgctggcaagaatactgtgtgAGATTGTATCAAAACCTTTACTAAAGTCCAAGTATATCATGACCACtgttttccccatatccacagaacctgtgacctcatcacagaaggcaattaggttggtcatgcaatgacttgcccttggtgaatccctgCTGACTGTTCCTGTATACCACCTTCTCCTtcaaatgtttcaaaatggatgCCTTGAGGACCTGATCCATAATTTTTCCAGTGACTGGGGAGgggctgaccagcctatagttccctggatcctcctccttccattttttaaagatgggatcTCCTAAGTTCCAGTCTAGAGCCTCAGCTACAAGACAGTCCTTTCTTGCTGTGTCTTCCTCAATTTTGACTTTGTTCAGTTGACTAGACTATTTTTATGTGTCTCAAATTGAGTTTGGGGTTTCTTCTTGACAACATCTAGCaatttctgttttctttgcaCTGTTCTGTATGTTAGCAGTGCTAGCAATAGGTGCAGAACCTTAAATACTTATTATTATTAAGTAATTAGAATTGTGCTGGCACTTACAGAtcaggatcccattgtgctaggcactgtgaaAACATACAACAGAGTTGGTTCCTGCCTCAAACTTCTCACAATCTTAAATACAATCTGCCATTTTGCAAACATTAGTGTGTTATCTGTAGAACCCTGAGTGATGGGTGCATATTGATCTTGTTTTATAGATGCAAAAACCAAAGCACAGAGAGTTAAAGTGACTTCCAGAACACACTGGAAATATGTGGCAAAAACTCCTGGCTCTCAGACCAGTGTGCTGTAGCCACAAACCTATCTGTCTTCCCTTTTGCTAATCTTATGCAATTCCCCCTCGAGAGCAATATGGTTACTGGTAGGAAGTTGAAATGAAATAGCCTTGGCGCTAACtcaagttgtcttttttttttcccctcttcaaaCCACATTGAAAGGCATGAGGCAAATCATGTCCCAGCTGATCCTTTATAGGAAGGAAGTCTGGATTTCAGAGTCCCAGAAAGTAAACGATGCAATTAGGCATCAGGATATTTGAATTCTCCAGTCCAAACAGTGTTATTTGCTCTGAATGATAGTGCTATAATGCAACACAATTGCATCATTACTGTGCAGAGTTACAACATTATGGCCTATTTTTCAATTAAGTATTTGTTCACAAGTCTGTCTGACCTGATGCCCACCATGAAGGGGCAGCAGTAGCCAGCACTGCTACTGCTCATACTCTGGCTTCAGCCCAGCATCCCCAGTGCATCAGGCAAAAGCAGACTTCTGGCAACACTGCTAGGAAGGGGACCTTCCACATGCCACAGCCGATGTTTGTAAATTCCACTGGGAAGAAATCCTgacccccactgaagtcagtggcagcatTTAATTTTCCTCCTCAGACTGAAGAAAAGTGGCCTAATTTACATAGCATAATATAATTTACATAAGTGTTTTTACATAGCACCAGCCCTCCTTCTATTTAGGTACCAAGGCCAGATTCTGAGagagatttaggcacctaaagatgtAGAGAGCTGCCTAAGGAGATTTGCCATAAGTACCCAGAAGCCTAGCtactactgaaatcaatgagagtcaGTTTGAAAGCTTTTAAAACTCCCACTAAGCATTTATATTCATCTCTAAATGTCCACATGCCTTGAAAAATATGGCCCTAAGGCAGGGCTGCTGACTGGTGAGGCAACTGACCCAGGGCTCAAGTCTGAAAGAGCCTGGGTCTCCCAGCCACCATACGATGGCAAtgccagtggccagagccctggctcctATATATTGCCAGCAGAGTGCCAggcggtgctaagggctggcagggggagcaTGGTGCAGTCTGAGTGCTGGCTGTCctggttccaccccttccccctgaagtcccaccccttccagcaaCATAGAACtccccatcttgcccaggggccccactgcttcagGTCTTGGCTGAATATTGCTCACGTCAGTGGATAGAAATccacccattgacttcagggggctttggatcaggccccattgCTTGATCCGTGGTGCTGTCTAGCCATTGTGAGATCTGGGGATTTGCCACCAGCAGCACCACTGAAGTAATAACTTCCCATGGCAGAAGTTAGACATACCAACAGTGCTCAACTAGCTGCTATGAACCTAAACATCACTGGCACCGATGTTATCCAAGAATCTGGTTTGCATGACCGTGCCCTGTTTGTGCAGCTTGAGCAACCAGTTATGTATGTAAAGCTGTGTGGAATCCGCCTAGATGAGAGTCGTGAGCTAAAGGAAAAGTTGTGATGATCAAGGATCCTGGAAACTATAAGGACTGACCCAAATAGGCAGATGTTAGTGCTAGTAAATTGCTTTTGCCCTTTCTAAGAAGTTAGTTCAGCCTCTCATTACAGTCTCTCACTGAGCCCCTCACTCTTGGGTGATCCCTTTTCTCCTATCTTTGAAGCCTGGTAATGCCAGTATGGAGTGTGGGGAGAATGTTCTGCTGGGACTTGAGTGCCCCTGGACAAAGCATATTGGAGTCACGTGTCCTCTCCCCTTCCCAAGAAGGCAGCCAGGTGGTCAAATTGTACAAAGGCAAGGCAGCGCTAGGCCCACATCTCTAGTGCAGTTGGCAAGCCCCAGCTGGTGCTGATGAGCTGAAATTGTATAAGGGACCAGCTGCAACcatccaccagcagcaccattagtGAGGGCTGTCCCAGTGTTCTAatctatccatgtgtggaatacgcTTTATGTACATCAAGGCGTGTGCACCAGTACTAGAGacaaaaatctagctgtgggtactctggtCCTCAGATGGGAAGCatgtgaatttctcctgagtggccacacaagtgcccagcttacagggaacactggtgggaaaCCTTTCTACGTCAGAAGccagtgacccacagaaaaatcagtcaggaatCATACACAAATGAGAAGCAGGAAAAAGAGACTCTCACCTCATACCCCTTGAACTTATGAGCAAACCGAGGTTTAGGGCTTACCCCCAGGCCTGCGTAACTGCTCTTGGGGCCTTGGACTAGTAACTTTTGTACAGCCCCGtaggctgcggggtgggggcaaaaatgaggggttcagtgcaatggaggaggcagaggctggTGATGTGGGGTTTGgatgggagtcaggtgtgggagCAGGCATGGGGTGAGAGTGCAAGGtcagggtgggaggtgggtgcaggagtgggacggGCATGGAGGCTTTGAGAGGTAGCAGGGGCTTAGGGGGCCTACTTGCCACAACTCtgggggtgaggcaggtggctctgtgccACACCACACTTGCAGGCTCCACCTCCAgccctcccattggccatgatcaCCAGCCCGTGAGCATGAcaggggtggagcctgcaagcCCAGGAACAGAGCTTCCCTGTGCAGCTGTTCTCAGAACCGTTTCCTCCCCTGTCGCAGGCCGAGACTATGGGCTGGATGAAGCCCatggcttgccttgatctggcctGCGAGGCTGGGCGCACCCCTCTGCAGTGGAGCAAGCTAGAGCTGGTGTTCCAGCCATGTGGGGATCCCCACCGACCAGAGACTCACCCTGCTGTGTGTGGAGGAGCCCCGagccctgcaggccagatccaggcaagctgcagagtGGATCCATCTTGTGAGCCATAGGTTCCCTGTCCCAGTTGTAACTGATTCCAGCCAATGCCGATACTTGACCTTTGCACTCCTTTGGGCTACTCTGACTAGCCTCCTTGTCAGCCTTGCTTGGGTCTCAGAGAAGACTTTAGGCAGTAAAATAGAGTTGTACCATCATGCCTGCCTCCATCCCCAACACGTGGCAGCGTCCTTGAGGTTGCAGTCTGTCCTGCCCAAACCCAGCGTTGCCCTGGCACTTGCATCACACTTCCCAGCCcaatgggagggcagggggtgctgtCTAGCTCCAACCTCATCTACATGCCCCATTGTCTCTGGGGCACATGCTGAGAATTTGCAGGgtcatcctcccagcccccagttgAAAGGTGGGTCAGCCACACCACTTTTCCAAACTACGAGGTCCAGAAGCGGAACTGAGGAGTATGTTAAGCTGAATGATCAAAAGTGAAGCTGTTCAGCCAGTTCAAAAGGACTGACATTTCTGAGACTCAAAACTGAACTGCACCCCAAAACTGTTCAGAGCTGCCCATCATCTGCTGTAAGCATTCGGGCAGGTCACTCAGAATATAGGGCTTCAAAATCTTAGACCTATGCCAAGTTTCCATATGTTCAATTTTCAACTTTTGTAAGGGCCACACATTTGGCATCCCCCTAAGCAGTATGAGCTTAGTTTAGTTTGAGGCAGTAATGCTACTCTGCCTTCAAACTATGTTATGTTACAATTtgattgaattttttttctagtaGCTATTAATGGTTTTTCATGTATCACCATCTGGTATGGGCAGGAGTTTAGGTTACAGACCACATGCTCCATATAACCAAGCTCCACAATATTTTAATTAGATTATCTACCTGTAGATAGATACACATGACTAGGCTCAGCTGAGAGATGAGACGTTGGACATGAAGCTTCATGCAGCATTAAGAAATTAAGTTGCAGATCTGTCAGGCATTAATTGTGATATCTGCtagcatcctttaaaaaaaaaaaacacactgggTTGTGTGGACTCGCAAGTTCATATGAAAGGCATTTATTGCGAGAGTGGCATTATTTATTTGCAAGTGGCACATACAAAGAAGCTTACTTTGAAAGATGATTAATAAAGCCTTTTTATGCCATAAGGCTGAATAGGTAAGAACATATTGAAACCCTTTTTATTTGTGACTGATAgccttttaaaatgaattaaagcAATATGGAGCATCAGCTTTGAGGGGCTATTAGATGGAGCTTTCCATTAGCACAGTGTTTTGAAAAATACTGAAAATTTTAACCAAATGCGGTGGTGATGCATTTTCTGAGAGCTTAAAGGTCCTGACCTAAACACTGATATCACATATGGTTCTTAGGTAGATTTTAGGCATATCTAAACACATTAGGACAGCTGCTCAGCTGGTATTTGAATGTTTTAACTACTTTTACTTGGGCACCAATTGTATGGCTTTTTGTCATTTTACTTGTATAACATTGCGTTCACATTGGGCTGTTtgcattttatgtttgtgcttgacttttatttttaacaaggGAATTACTTTTGCTTAATAAGCCAAACCCTATGTCAGCAATCAGCCTAAGTAGACTACTTGTTTTACAGAAGactacaaataaaatatttcaaaattaacacaCAAAGGGCTAACCCAGACTTCCAGTGGCAGCACAAAAGGCTACAATAAGCAGACCACTGTTTGGCTGTCTACATGGCAAggtgtttttcaaaataatttatgcaattgcACGAcacaaattgcgtaaattatttctaaattccttattctgaacttggtgccatccgaACAGCACCAAAGTTCAGACTAAGTGGCTATTCCCAAAGTTCTGGCACCCCAGTATGACGAGGAGTACCAGAACTTGCACACTGCGCTCGAAACAGCAGTGCTCTTTCGAGTGTGGGGAAAAACCACAgcgttgctatttcgggatactttTGTATCCCAAACTAGCAACTGCCACATAGACATAGCCAAGTTCTTGATCCAGAGGCATTAAAACACCCAGATGGTATACAACTCTGAAGCCAGTGGCATTGCTCTGGATTCGTGCTAGTCAAAGGTGAAAATAAACTGATGCGCTCCAGTGAACAGCTCCTGTAAGAAGAAGCTAGttggctggggggctgtgctgcaggaggaggcACAGTGTGCTTCCAGCCTGGCTCCTCGCTCTCTCTACAGCATGGTTTCTCAAACCAGGGGGCAAAGAAATTCCGGGGCGGGGGTGTGAGGTGTGAAGCCTCCCTGCCACCCAGTCATTCCCCACTCCGGAAGAAAAAGCCGgcccttgcttccggctctcagcccctgccattgcACGTGGGAGACCCGGCACAGCTGCTGGGGAAAGCAGGCAGCCAgagaaggcccacatggagctagctgcctcctgcaaaggtgagcgagtgtgggttggggaggggaaggaggatgg is part of the Carettochelys insculpta isolate YL-2023 chromosome 5, ASM3395843v1, whole genome shotgun sequence genome and encodes:
- the SAXO1 gene encoding stabilizer of axonemal microtubules 1, producing MSPPVTPPTLLPAKKCICQLCSCGRHHCPHLPTRIYEKSEKPCFLSEYVEQYPLYPYACPRDSFKPKAAYQKQPVAVEGMTTFKRDFVPHEVLPVKFKPPEKYVKSDENMDLISTYKQDYNPYSVCRVPPCLPRETNYTSNVKMDTIPTYKDDYVPWNESKREMIKPDNKYRPAEAKFDYRTTVQDDYVYKGPVATLSCKPLNPAHATKAPLEDLTNYKLNYVPHPLEKRFVHEYEKYKPSETPFDGLTTHKQSYKGMTGPPAKMVKPYHSIPTHDVPFCSSTEFREKYQAWPQPPTFTRKPGVYVPPVEKMDLQTTTQTHYTYPKGQPAKSYRPLGHVQKATAPFDCCSTMKDDYKPWHGKKAKAIIHAPEITLPAEPMENLTTFRAHYVPHPLTFTKSFKPGWLGVRPHVPLDAETTYATSYTPKEIAKCLASYKEPPGYVFQEIDAAGHKVYCRVSEAEDPSNSKSKERSIPLSSNGLNLPGPKELAVTA